From the Motacilla alba alba isolate MOTALB_02 chromosome Z, Motacilla_alba_V1.0_pri, whole genome shotgun sequence genome, one window contains:
- the LOC119695944 gene encoding copine-5-like isoform X3, which yields MAGLGASEPSTGPSPVPATRVELTVSCRQLLDRDTFSKSDPICVLYTQRPGSHQWREFGRTEVIDNSLNPDFLHKFVLDYCFEERQNLRFDLYDVDSKSPDLSKHDFLGQAFCTLGEIVGSAGSRLEKPLTMGTATKHPRGRRPAPAASHDGIPGKKCGTIILLAEELGNCRDVATLQFCANKLDKKDFFGKSDPFMVFYRSNEDGTFTICHKTEVVRNTLNPIWAAFAIPVRALCNGDRDRAIKVEVYDWDRDGSHDFIGEFTTSYRELSRGQSHFNVYEVVNPRKKMKKKKYLNSGTVTLLSFAVEAEHTFLDYIRGGTQLNFTVAIDFTASNGNPSQPTSLHYLSPFQLNAYSLALRAVGDIIQDYDSDKMFPALGFGAKVPPDGHVSHEFPLNGDASNPACHGIAGVLEAYQRSLRHVQLYGPTNFAPVVNHVARSAATVLDGSQYFVLLIITDGVISDMAQTKEAIVNAAKLPMSIIIVGVGQAEFDAMVELDGDDIRISSRGKVAERDIVQFVPFRDYMTGGPGAGLSMAGLAREVLAEIPDQLLSYMKARGIKPPPHPSHVP from the exons ATGGCGGGCCTGGGCGCCTCGGAACCGAGCACCGGCCCCAGTCCCGTCCCGGCCACTCGCGTGGAACTCACGGTGTCCTGCAG gcagctcctggacaGGGACACGTTCTCCAAGTCGGACCCAA TCTGTGTGCTGTACACGCAGCGCCCTGGCAGCCACCAGTGGCGGGAG TTTGGCCGGACCGAGGTCATCGACAATTCCCTGAATCCTGACTTCCTGCACAAGTTTGTCCTCGATTATTGCTTTGAGGAGCGGCAGAACCTGCGCTTTGACCT gTATGATGTGGACTCCAAGAGCCCCGACCTCTCCAAGCAT GATTTTCTGGGCCAAGCATTCTGCACCCTGGGGGAGATCGtgggctcagctggcagccGCCTGGAGAAGCCCCTGAC GATGGGGACAGCCACCAAGCACCCCCGGGGCAGGAGACCTGCCCCGGCTGCCTCCCATGA TGGCATTCCGGGGAAGAAGTGCGGTACCATCATACTCCTTGCTGAAGAGTTGGGAAACTGCCGG GATGTGGCCACACTTCAGTTCTGCGCCAACAAGCTGGATAAGAAGGATTTCTTCGGAAAATCTGACCCCTTCATGGTCTTCTACCGCAGCAATGAAGACGGGAC TTTCACCATCTGCCACAAGACGGAAGTGGTGCGGAATACACTGAACCCCATCTGGGCAGCCTTTGCCATTCCTGTGCGTGCCCTCTGCAATGGGGACCGTGACCG AGCCATCAAGGTGGAGGTATATGACTGGGACCGTGATGGCAG CCATGACTTCATTGGGGAGTTCACCACCAGCTACCGGGAGCTGTCACGAGGCCAGAGCCACTTCAACGTGTACGAG GTGGTGAACCCCcggaagaagatgaagaagaagaagtacCTGAACTCGGGGACA GTGACACTGCTGTCCTTCGCTGTAGAGGCCGAGCACACCTTCCTGGACTACATCAGGGGCGG GACCCAACTCAACTTCACAGTGGCCATAGACTTCACGGCATCCAATG GGAACCCCTCGCAGCCTACATCCCTGCACTACCTGAGCCCCTTCCAGCTGAATGCCTACAGTCTGGCACTGAGGGCCGTGGGGGACATCATCCAGGACTACGACAGTGACAAAATGTTCCCAGCCCTTGGCTTTGGTGCCAAGGTCCCCCCGGATGGGCACGTGTCCCACGAGTTCCCACTG AATGGGGATGCATCAAACCCAGCGTGCCATGGCATTGCGGGGGTGCTGGAGGCATATCAGCGCAGCCTGCGCCATGTCCAGCTCTACGGCCCCACCAACTTTGCCCCTGTCGTCAACCATGTTGCCCG CTCAGCGGCCACGGTGCTGGACGGATCCCAGTACTTTgtcctcctcatcatcaccGATGGTGTCATCTCTGACATGGCCCAGACCAAGGAGGCCATTGTCAAT GCTGCCAAATTGCCCATGTCCATTATCATCGTGGGGGTTGGCCAGGCAGAGTTCGATG CCATGGTGGAGCTGGATGGGGATGACATCCGCATCTCTTCCCGTGGGAAAGTGGCTGAGCGTGATATCGTCCAG TTTGTTCCATTTCGTGACTACATGACGGGGGGTCCTGGCGCGGGGCTGagcatggcagggctggcacgaGAAGTCCTCGCCGAGATTCCCGACCAACTCCTCTCTTACATGAAGGCACGGGGCATAAAACCACCCCCCCATCCCTCCCATGTCCCCTGA
- the LOC119695944 gene encoding copine-5-like isoform X6, translated as MLGPSRRSGGVSERSRRGSREPGSYRGFGSGPRRQLLDRDTFSKSDPICVLYTQRPGSHQWREFGRTEVIDNSLNPDFLHKFVLDYCFEERQNLRFDLYDVDSKSPDLSKHDFLGQAFCTLGEIVGSAGSRLEKPLTMGTATKHPRGRRPAPAASHDGIPGKKCGTIILLAEELGNCRDVATLQFCANKLDKKDFFGKSDPFMVFYRSNEDGTFTICHKTEVVRNTLNPIWAAFAIPVRALCNGDRDRAIKVEVYDWDRDGSHDFIGEFTTSYRELSRGQSHFNVYEVVNPRKKMKKKKYLNSGTVTLLSFAVEAEHTFLDYIRGGTQLNFTVAIDFTASNEWGCIKPSVPWHCGGAGGISAQPAPCPALRPHQLCPCRQPCCPYFVLLIITDGVISDMAQTKEAIVNAAKLPMSIIIVGVGQAEFDAMVELDGDDIRISSRGKVAERDIVQFVPFRDYMTGGPGAGLSMAGLAREVLAEIPDQLLSYMKARGIKPPPHPSHVP; from the exons ATGCTGGGGCCATCCCGGAGATCTGGGGGCGTTTCCGAGCGGAGCCGGAGGGGGTCCCGCGAGCCCGGGAGCTACCGGGGATTTGGAAGCGGGCCCAGGAG gcagctcctggacaGGGACACGTTCTCCAAGTCGGACCCAA TCTGTGTGCTGTACACGCAGCGCCCTGGCAGCCACCAGTGGCGGGAG TTTGGCCGGACCGAGGTCATCGACAATTCCCTGAATCCTGACTTCCTGCACAAGTTTGTCCTCGATTATTGCTTTGAGGAGCGGCAGAACCTGCGCTTTGACCT gTATGATGTGGACTCCAAGAGCCCCGACCTCTCCAAGCAT GATTTTCTGGGCCAAGCATTCTGCACCCTGGGGGAGATCGtgggctcagctggcagccGCCTGGAGAAGCCCCTGAC GATGGGGACAGCCACCAAGCACCCCCGGGGCAGGAGACCTGCCCCGGCTGCCTCCCATGA TGGCATTCCGGGGAAGAAGTGCGGTACCATCATACTCCTTGCTGAAGAGTTGGGAAACTGCCGG GATGTGGCCACACTTCAGTTCTGCGCCAACAAGCTGGATAAGAAGGATTTCTTCGGAAAATCTGACCCCTTCATGGTCTTCTACCGCAGCAATGAAGACGGGAC TTTCACCATCTGCCACAAGACGGAAGTGGTGCGGAATACACTGAACCCCATCTGGGCAGCCTTTGCCATTCCTGTGCGTGCCCTCTGCAATGGGGACCGTGACCG AGCCATCAAGGTGGAGGTATATGACTGGGACCGTGATGGCAG CCATGACTTCATTGGGGAGTTCACCACCAGCTACCGGGAGCTGTCACGAGGCCAGAGCCACTTCAACGTGTACGAG GTGGTGAACCCCcggaagaagatgaagaagaagaagtacCTGAACTCGGGGACA GTGACACTGCTGTCCTTCGCTGTAGAGGCCGAGCACACCTTCCTGGACTACATCAGGGGCGG GACCCAACTCAACTTCACAGTGGCCATAGACTTCACGGCATCCAATG AATGGGGATGCATCAAACCCAGCGTGCCATGGCATTGCGGGGGTGCTGGAGGCATATCAGCGCAGCCTGCGCCATGTCCAGCTCTACGGCCCCACCAACTTTGCCCCTGTCGTCAACCATGTTGCCCG TACTTTgtcctcctcatcatcaccGATGGTGTCATCTCTGACATGGCCCAGACCAAGGAGGCCATTGTCAAT GCTGCCAAATTGCCCATGTCCATTATCATCGTGGGGGTTGGCCAGGCAGAGTTCGATG CCATGGTGGAGCTGGATGGGGATGACATCCGCATCTCTTCCCGTGGGAAAGTGGCTGAGCGTGATATCGTCCAG TTTGTTCCATTTCGTGACTACATGACGGGGGGTCCTGGCGCGGGGCTGagcatggcagggctggcacgaGAAGTCCTCGCCGAGATTCCCGACCAACTCCTCTCTTACATGAAGGCACGGGGCATAAAACCACCCCCCCATCCCTCCCATGTCCCCTGA
- the LOC119695944 gene encoding copine-5-like isoform X7, whose amino-acid sequence MLGPSRRSGGVSERSRRGSREPGSYRGFGSGPRRQLLDRDTFSKSDPICVLYTQRPGSHQWREFGRTEVIDNSLNPDFLHKFVLDYCFEERQNLRFDLYDVDSKSPDLSKHDFLGQAFCTLGEIVGSAGSRLEKPLTMGTATKHPRGRRPAPAASHDGIPGKKCGTIILLAEELGNCRDVATLQFCANKLDKKDFFGKSDPFMVFYRSNEDGTFTICHKTEVVRNTLNPIWAAFAIPVRALCNGDRDRAIKVEVYDWDRDGSHDFIGEFTTSYRELSRGQSHFNVYEVVNPRKKMKKKKYLNSGTVTLLSFAVEAEHTFLDYIRGGTQLNFTVAIDFTASNEWGCIKPSVPWHCGGAGGISAQPAPCPALRPHQLCPCRQPCCPTKEAIVNAAKLPMSIIIVGVGQAEFDAMVELDGDDIRISSRGKVAERDIVQFVPFRDYMTGGPGAGLSMAGLAREVLAEIPDQLLSYMKARGIKPPPHPSHVP is encoded by the exons ATGCTGGGGCCATCCCGGAGATCTGGGGGCGTTTCCGAGCGGAGCCGGAGGGGGTCCCGCGAGCCCGGGAGCTACCGGGGATTTGGAAGCGGGCCCAGGAG gcagctcctggacaGGGACACGTTCTCCAAGTCGGACCCAA TCTGTGTGCTGTACACGCAGCGCCCTGGCAGCCACCAGTGGCGGGAG TTTGGCCGGACCGAGGTCATCGACAATTCCCTGAATCCTGACTTCCTGCACAAGTTTGTCCTCGATTATTGCTTTGAGGAGCGGCAGAACCTGCGCTTTGACCT gTATGATGTGGACTCCAAGAGCCCCGACCTCTCCAAGCAT GATTTTCTGGGCCAAGCATTCTGCACCCTGGGGGAGATCGtgggctcagctggcagccGCCTGGAGAAGCCCCTGAC GATGGGGACAGCCACCAAGCACCCCCGGGGCAGGAGACCTGCCCCGGCTGCCTCCCATGA TGGCATTCCGGGGAAGAAGTGCGGTACCATCATACTCCTTGCTGAAGAGTTGGGAAACTGCCGG GATGTGGCCACACTTCAGTTCTGCGCCAACAAGCTGGATAAGAAGGATTTCTTCGGAAAATCTGACCCCTTCATGGTCTTCTACCGCAGCAATGAAGACGGGAC TTTCACCATCTGCCACAAGACGGAAGTGGTGCGGAATACACTGAACCCCATCTGGGCAGCCTTTGCCATTCCTGTGCGTGCCCTCTGCAATGGGGACCGTGACCG AGCCATCAAGGTGGAGGTATATGACTGGGACCGTGATGGCAG CCATGACTTCATTGGGGAGTTCACCACCAGCTACCGGGAGCTGTCACGAGGCCAGAGCCACTTCAACGTGTACGAG GTGGTGAACCCCcggaagaagatgaagaagaagaagtacCTGAACTCGGGGACA GTGACACTGCTGTCCTTCGCTGTAGAGGCCGAGCACACCTTCCTGGACTACATCAGGGGCGG GACCCAACTCAACTTCACAGTGGCCATAGACTTCACGGCATCCAATG AATGGGGATGCATCAAACCCAGCGTGCCATGGCATTGCGGGGGTGCTGGAGGCATATCAGCGCAGCCTGCGCCATGTCCAGCTCTACGGCCCCACCAACTTTGCCCCTGTCGTCAACCATGTTGCCCG ACCAAGGAGGCCATTGTCAAT GCTGCCAAATTGCCCATGTCCATTATCATCGTGGGGGTTGGCCAGGCAGAGTTCGATG CCATGGTGGAGCTGGATGGGGATGACATCCGCATCTCTTCCCGTGGGAAAGTGGCTGAGCGTGATATCGTCCAG TTTGTTCCATTTCGTGACTACATGACGGGGGGTCCTGGCGCGGGGCTGagcatggcagggctggcacgaGAAGTCCTCGCCGAGATTCCCGACCAACTCCTCTCTTACATGAAGGCACGGGGCATAAAACCACCCCCCCATCCCTCCCATGTCCCCTGA
- the LOC119695944 gene encoding copine-5-like isoform X2 encodes MLGPSRRSGGVSERSRRGSREPGSYRGFGSGPRRQLLDRDTFSKSDPICVLYTQRPGSHQWREFGRTEVIDNSLNPDFLHKFVLDYCFEERQNLRFDLYDVDSKSPDLSKHDFLGQAFCTLGEIVGSAGSRLEKPLTMGTATKHPRGRRPAPAASHDGIPGKKCGTIILLAEELGNCRDVATLQFCANKLDKKDFFGKSDPFMVFYRSNEDGTFTICHKTEVVRNTLNPIWAAFAIPVRALCNGDRDRAIKVEVYDWDRDGSHDFIGEFTTSYRELSRGQSHFNVYEVVNPRKKMKKKKYLNSGTVTLLSFAVEAEHTFLDYIRGGTQLNFTVAIDFTASNGNPSQPTSLHYLSPFQLNAYSLALRAVGDIIQDYDSDKMFPALGFGAKVPPDGHVSHEFPLNGDASNPACHGIAGVLEAYQRSLRHVQLYGPTNFAPVVNHVARSAATVLDGSQYFVLLIITDGVISDMAQTKEAIVNAAKLPMSIIIVGVGQAEFDAMVELDGDDIRISSRGKVAERDIVQFVPFRDYMTGGPGAGLSMAGLAREVLAEIPDQLLSYMKARGIKPPPHPSHVP; translated from the exons ATGCTGGGGCCATCCCGGAGATCTGGGGGCGTTTCCGAGCGGAGCCGGAGGGGGTCCCGCGAGCCCGGGAGCTACCGGGGATTTGGAAGCGGGCCCAGGAG gcagctcctggacaGGGACACGTTCTCCAAGTCGGACCCAA TCTGTGTGCTGTACACGCAGCGCCCTGGCAGCCACCAGTGGCGGGAG TTTGGCCGGACCGAGGTCATCGACAATTCCCTGAATCCTGACTTCCTGCACAAGTTTGTCCTCGATTATTGCTTTGAGGAGCGGCAGAACCTGCGCTTTGACCT gTATGATGTGGACTCCAAGAGCCCCGACCTCTCCAAGCAT GATTTTCTGGGCCAAGCATTCTGCACCCTGGGGGAGATCGtgggctcagctggcagccGCCTGGAGAAGCCCCTGAC GATGGGGACAGCCACCAAGCACCCCCGGGGCAGGAGACCTGCCCCGGCTGCCTCCCATGA TGGCATTCCGGGGAAGAAGTGCGGTACCATCATACTCCTTGCTGAAGAGTTGGGAAACTGCCGG GATGTGGCCACACTTCAGTTCTGCGCCAACAAGCTGGATAAGAAGGATTTCTTCGGAAAATCTGACCCCTTCATGGTCTTCTACCGCAGCAATGAAGACGGGAC TTTCACCATCTGCCACAAGACGGAAGTGGTGCGGAATACACTGAACCCCATCTGGGCAGCCTTTGCCATTCCTGTGCGTGCCCTCTGCAATGGGGACCGTGACCG AGCCATCAAGGTGGAGGTATATGACTGGGACCGTGATGGCAG CCATGACTTCATTGGGGAGTTCACCACCAGCTACCGGGAGCTGTCACGAGGCCAGAGCCACTTCAACGTGTACGAG GTGGTGAACCCCcggaagaagatgaagaagaagaagtacCTGAACTCGGGGACA GTGACACTGCTGTCCTTCGCTGTAGAGGCCGAGCACACCTTCCTGGACTACATCAGGGGCGG GACCCAACTCAACTTCACAGTGGCCATAGACTTCACGGCATCCAATG GGAACCCCTCGCAGCCTACATCCCTGCACTACCTGAGCCCCTTCCAGCTGAATGCCTACAGTCTGGCACTGAGGGCCGTGGGGGACATCATCCAGGACTACGACAGTGACAAAATGTTCCCAGCCCTTGGCTTTGGTGCCAAGGTCCCCCCGGATGGGCACGTGTCCCACGAGTTCCCACTG AATGGGGATGCATCAAACCCAGCGTGCCATGGCATTGCGGGGGTGCTGGAGGCATATCAGCGCAGCCTGCGCCATGTCCAGCTCTACGGCCCCACCAACTTTGCCCCTGTCGTCAACCATGTTGCCCG CTCAGCGGCCACGGTGCTGGACGGATCCCAGTACTTTgtcctcctcatcatcaccGATGGTGTCATCTCTGACATGGCCCAGACCAAGGAGGCCATTGTCAAT GCTGCCAAATTGCCCATGTCCATTATCATCGTGGGGGTTGGCCAGGCAGAGTTCGATG CCATGGTGGAGCTGGATGGGGATGACATCCGCATCTCTTCCCGTGGGAAAGTGGCTGAGCGTGATATCGTCCAG TTTGTTCCATTTCGTGACTACATGACGGGGGGTCCTGGCGCGGGGCTGagcatggcagggctggcacgaGAAGTCCTCGCCGAGATTCCCGACCAACTCCTCTCTTACATGAAGGCACGGGGCATAAAACCACCCCCCCATCCCTCCCATGTCCCCTGA
- the LOC119695944 gene encoding copine-5-like isoform X8, translated as MLGPSRRSGGVSERSRRGSREPGSYRGFGSGPRRQLLDRDTFSKSDPICVLYTQRPGSHQWREFGRTEVIDNSLNPDFLHKFVLDYCFEERQNLRFDLYDVDSKSPDLSKHDFLGQAFCTLGEIVGSAGSRLEKPLTMGTATKHPRGRRPAPAASHDGIPGKKCGTIILLAEELGNCRDVATLQFCANKLDKKDFFGKSDPFMVFYRSNEDGTFTICHKTEVVRNTLNPIWAAFAIPVRALCNGDRDRAIKVEVYDWDRDGSHDFIGEFTTSYRELSRGQSHFNVYEVVNPRKKMKKKKYLNSGTVTLLSFAVEAEHTFLDYIRGGTQLNFTVAIDFTASNGNPSQPTSLHYLSPFQLNAYSLALRAVGDIIQDYDSDKMFPALGFGAKVPPDGHVSHEFPLVLVTLWQNGDASNPACHGIAGVLEAYQRSLRHVQLYGPTNFAPVVNHVARSAATVLDGSQYFVLLIITDGVISDMAQTKEAIVNAAKLPMSIIIVGVGQAEFDAMVELDGDDIRISSRGKVAERDIVQFVPFRDYMTGGPGAGLSMAGLAREVLAEIPDQLLSYMKARGIKPPPHPSHVP; from the exons ATGCTGGGGCCATCCCGGAGATCTGGGGGCGTTTCCGAGCGGAGCCGGAGGGGGTCCCGCGAGCCCGGGAGCTACCGGGGATTTGGAAGCGGGCCCAGGAG gcagctcctggacaGGGACACGTTCTCCAAGTCGGACCCAA TCTGTGTGCTGTACACGCAGCGCCCTGGCAGCCACCAGTGGCGGGAG TTTGGCCGGACCGAGGTCATCGACAATTCCCTGAATCCTGACTTCCTGCACAAGTTTGTCCTCGATTATTGCTTTGAGGAGCGGCAGAACCTGCGCTTTGACCT gTATGATGTGGACTCCAAGAGCCCCGACCTCTCCAAGCAT GATTTTCTGGGCCAAGCATTCTGCACCCTGGGGGAGATCGtgggctcagctggcagccGCCTGGAGAAGCCCCTGAC GATGGGGACAGCCACCAAGCACCCCCGGGGCAGGAGACCTGCCCCGGCTGCCTCCCATGA TGGCATTCCGGGGAAGAAGTGCGGTACCATCATACTCCTTGCTGAAGAGTTGGGAAACTGCCGG GATGTGGCCACACTTCAGTTCTGCGCCAACAAGCTGGATAAGAAGGATTTCTTCGGAAAATCTGACCCCTTCATGGTCTTCTACCGCAGCAATGAAGACGGGAC TTTCACCATCTGCCACAAGACGGAAGTGGTGCGGAATACACTGAACCCCATCTGGGCAGCCTTTGCCATTCCTGTGCGTGCCCTCTGCAATGGGGACCGTGACCG AGCCATCAAGGTGGAGGTATATGACTGGGACCGTGATGGCAG CCATGACTTCATTGGGGAGTTCACCACCAGCTACCGGGAGCTGTCACGAGGCCAGAGCCACTTCAACGTGTACGAG GTGGTGAACCCCcggaagaagatgaagaagaagaagtacCTGAACTCGGGGACA GTGACACTGCTGTCCTTCGCTGTAGAGGCCGAGCACACCTTCCTGGACTACATCAGGGGCGG GACCCAACTCAACTTCACAGTGGCCATAGACTTCACGGCATCCAATG GGAACCCCTCGCAGCCTACATCCCTGCACTACCTGAGCCCCTTCCAGCTGAATGCCTACAGTCTGGCACTGAGGGCCGTGGGGGACATCATCCAGGACTACGACAGTGACAAAATGTTCCCAGCCCTTGGCTTTGGTGCCAAGGTCCCCCCGGATGGGCACGTGTCCCACGAGTTCCCACTG GTCCTGGTGACCCTGTGGCAGAATGGGGATGCATCAAACCCAGCGTGCCATGGCATTGCGGGGGTGCTGGAGGCATATCAGCGCAGCCTGCGCCATGTCCAGCTCTACGGCCCCACCAACTTTGCCCCTGTCGTCAACCATGTTGCCCG CTCAGCGGCCACGGTGCTGGACGGATCCCAGTACTTTgtcctcctcatcatcaccGATGGTGTCATCTCTGACATGGCCCAGACCAAGGAGGCCATTGTCAAT GCTGCCAAATTGCCCATGTCCATTATCATCGTGGGGGTTGGCCAGGCAGAGTTCGATG CCATGGTGGAGCTGGATGGGGATGACATCCGCATCTCTTCCCGTGGGAAAGTGGCTGAGCGTGATATCGTCCAG TTTGTTCCATTTCGTGACTACATGACGGGGGGTCCTGGCGCGGGGCTGagcatggcagggctggcacgaGAAGTCCTCGCCGAGATTCCCGACCAACTCCTCTCTTACATGAAGGCACGGGGCATAAAACCACCCCCCCATCCCTCCCATGTCCCCTGA
- the LOC119695944 gene encoding copine-5-like isoform X1, with product MAGLGASEPSTGPSPVPATRVELTVSCRQLLDRDTFSKSDPICVLYTQRPGSHQWREFGRTEVIDNSLNPDFLHKFVLDYCFEERQNLRFDLYDVDSKSPDLSKHDFLGQAFCTLGEIVGSAGSRLEKPLTMGTATKHPRGRRPAPAASHDGIPGKKCGTIILLAEELGNCRDVATLQFCANKLDKKDFFGKSDPFMVFYRSNEDGTFTICHKTEVVRNTLNPIWAAFAIPVRALCNGDRDRAIKVEVYDWDRDGSHDFIGEFTTSYRELSRGQSHFNVYEVVNPRKKMKKKKYLNSGTVTLLSFAVEAEHTFLDYIRGGTQLNFTVAIDFTASNGNPSQPTSLHYLSPFQLNAYSLALRAVGDIIQDYDSDKMFPALGFGAKVPPDGHVSHEFPLVLVTLWQNGDASNPACHGIAGVLEAYQRSLRHVQLYGPTNFAPVVNHVARSAATVLDGSQYFVLLIITDGVISDMAQTKEAIVNAAKLPMSIIIVGVGQAEFDAMVELDGDDIRISSRGKVAERDIVQFVPFRDYMTGGPGAGLSMAGLAREVLAEIPDQLLSYMKARGIKPPPHPSHVP from the exons ATGGCGGGCCTGGGCGCCTCGGAACCGAGCACCGGCCCCAGTCCCGTCCCGGCCACTCGCGTGGAACTCACGGTGTCCTGCAG gcagctcctggacaGGGACACGTTCTCCAAGTCGGACCCAA TCTGTGTGCTGTACACGCAGCGCCCTGGCAGCCACCAGTGGCGGGAG TTTGGCCGGACCGAGGTCATCGACAATTCCCTGAATCCTGACTTCCTGCACAAGTTTGTCCTCGATTATTGCTTTGAGGAGCGGCAGAACCTGCGCTTTGACCT gTATGATGTGGACTCCAAGAGCCCCGACCTCTCCAAGCAT GATTTTCTGGGCCAAGCATTCTGCACCCTGGGGGAGATCGtgggctcagctggcagccGCCTGGAGAAGCCCCTGAC GATGGGGACAGCCACCAAGCACCCCCGGGGCAGGAGACCTGCCCCGGCTGCCTCCCATGA TGGCATTCCGGGGAAGAAGTGCGGTACCATCATACTCCTTGCTGAAGAGTTGGGAAACTGCCGG GATGTGGCCACACTTCAGTTCTGCGCCAACAAGCTGGATAAGAAGGATTTCTTCGGAAAATCTGACCCCTTCATGGTCTTCTACCGCAGCAATGAAGACGGGAC TTTCACCATCTGCCACAAGACGGAAGTGGTGCGGAATACACTGAACCCCATCTGGGCAGCCTTTGCCATTCCTGTGCGTGCCCTCTGCAATGGGGACCGTGACCG AGCCATCAAGGTGGAGGTATATGACTGGGACCGTGATGGCAG CCATGACTTCATTGGGGAGTTCACCACCAGCTACCGGGAGCTGTCACGAGGCCAGAGCCACTTCAACGTGTACGAG GTGGTGAACCCCcggaagaagatgaagaagaagaagtacCTGAACTCGGGGACA GTGACACTGCTGTCCTTCGCTGTAGAGGCCGAGCACACCTTCCTGGACTACATCAGGGGCGG GACCCAACTCAACTTCACAGTGGCCATAGACTTCACGGCATCCAATG GGAACCCCTCGCAGCCTACATCCCTGCACTACCTGAGCCCCTTCCAGCTGAATGCCTACAGTCTGGCACTGAGGGCCGTGGGGGACATCATCCAGGACTACGACAGTGACAAAATGTTCCCAGCCCTTGGCTTTGGTGCCAAGGTCCCCCCGGATGGGCACGTGTCCCACGAGTTCCCACTG GTCCTGGTGACCCTGTGGCAGAATGGGGATGCATCAAACCCAGCGTGCCATGGCATTGCGGGGGTGCTGGAGGCATATCAGCGCAGCCTGCGCCATGTCCAGCTCTACGGCCCCACCAACTTTGCCCCTGTCGTCAACCATGTTGCCCG CTCAGCGGCCACGGTGCTGGACGGATCCCAGTACTTTgtcctcctcatcatcaccGATGGTGTCATCTCTGACATGGCCCAGACCAAGGAGGCCATTGTCAAT GCTGCCAAATTGCCCATGTCCATTATCATCGTGGGGGTTGGCCAGGCAGAGTTCGATG CCATGGTGGAGCTGGATGGGGATGACATCCGCATCTCTTCCCGTGGGAAAGTGGCTGAGCGTGATATCGTCCAG TTTGTTCCATTTCGTGACTACATGACGGGGGGTCCTGGCGCGGGGCTGagcatggcagggctggcacgaGAAGTCCTCGCCGAGATTCCCGACCAACTCCTCTCTTACATGAAGGCACGGGGCATAAAACCACCCCCCCATCCCTCCCATGTCCCCTGA